The window TTGATAAGTTTCCGGGAGCTGCCGTTTAAGAGCTTTGGCGGCCATTGCAGGCCATGCATCCAGATCAAAGGTTGAAAGCCATAGATCAACTTCAGGCAAATCTTCTTCCTGCTTGCCGTATCTGCTGACAAGGCATCCGGCTACAGCAAGAACTGGTTTCGGGGTGATGTCTGCGATGGCATCGGCTACTTCTAAGATGGACTGTACTGATTCTTCAACTGCCGGTCTGATGAAACCGCATGTATTTATAAGGACAAGATCAGATTTTTCAGGAGTTTCAGCTGCGATCATATTGTTGCCCAAGGCTCCAAGCATTCTTTCTGTATCAACTCTGTTTTTCGGGCAACCGAGGCTTATGGTAAAAACTTTTAATTTTTTAGTAGGCATGAAATTTATTCCATTTGAGAAAATTATTTTAGATTTGTAATGATTCAGCGGTGAATTGTCTGTGAATCCGTGTTCCGCACTGTTTACCCCATTCTTTTATATCTGCAAAGCTGGAAATACGGAGATTAGAGATTGTTAATTTTTCTTAAAATAGTTTATTCTCAGCCATGACCATCGATATAGCCAGAGGGAGAGATTATGCTTGATAGCCTATTGCGTGAAAAACATTGTGATTTCATCGGAATTCTAGGCAATCCTATGGTGATATCTTCACTCCTCAATCTTCTGCGGGACCGCGAAAACGAAGTGGATGATATTAAATTGGTTGCAGGAGTACTTGTCGACTGTAAAACAAACGATTCAAATGCTGAATTTGATATTCCCATATATGAACAGGTTGAGGAAATGCTTAAGTCTCATCCTGAAATAACTATGCTTTTTGAACTTTCAGGTGACCTTTCACGTGTAAAACTTCTTCGTGAAATTTTGCCTGCACATATATCTCTTGTTGAACTTCCGGCCGCGCGTTTTTTCTTAAAACTGCAAGCCACTGATCGTCTATGGATAGCCTGTAAAGTCGACTTAATGCAGACTCAGGCCTTGTTTAAAAACGTGGTTGATCAGCTTCCTGAAGATATTTTGATTGTAGGTTCTAATGGAATGATCGTGGACTGTAATAAACATTTTTCAAATTTAATCGGGGAAGACACTAGAAACATACGGGGTAACAATCCTTTAAAATATTATAAGTTTCTTGCAAATGTCTGCCCTATAAAAGATGGGATTATTGATGTTAAGTCCATGGCAAAAGGAAAACTCGAAGAATTGATGTTCTCGGAAGAAGATTCTGAAGGTAAACTTAATTTTTATAGAATTTATATTTATCCTATCTCCGATGAGCAACGAGGAGAGGTTGTTCAGCTTGTTGTGATGCGCAGAAATATTACTGAAAGAACTCTTATGGAGCAAAGAGTACGGCAGTCTGAAAGGATGGCTACTGTCGGTGAACTTGCTGCATACGTTGCCCATGAGATTCGTAACCCTCTTGTGGCTATGGGGGGATTCGCAAAAGTTTTGATGAATAATACGTCTATTGATCAGGACGGTCATAAAAAAATAGGTATAATTTTTGAAGAGTCTAAGCGTCTGGAGACTCTCTTAAAAGAAGTTTTGAGTTTCGTACGGTCACATGAAGGTGAAATAACAGCTTTTAATCTTAATGATGAAGCTGAAAGCGCAGTAAATTTGATGGCACTTGAATGTAAAGAAAAAGGGATTGAGCTTGAACTGGATCTTGACTCGCAAAATCCGGCAGGACAAGGCGGGGCTGAACAAGTAAAGCAATGCTTAATTAATTTGATAATGAATGCCATGGAAGCTATGGATGAAGGTGGGGTGATCCGTGTTGCAACCGGAGTGACCAAAGATAAAGTATGGCTGAAAGTCAGTGACAACGGCCCCGGAATTCCGGCCGCAAAGCGCGATTTGGTCTTTGATCCTTTCTATTCTACTAAAATTAATGGAAATGGTTTAGGGTTGCCGATGGTTAAAAAAATAATGGAAGAGTTCGGAGGCGAAATTGAAATGGTAAGCCGTGAGGGAGAAGGAACAACCGTATCATTGATTTTGCCGCCGCCTCTGACGGTTGCGTAAAAATCGGCTAACGAGTAATAGTCTCACATCATATTAATGATAAAATGATGGATGCAGATGTTTGCATCTTTAGATTTTAATATATTGCATGGGAGACGGGTTTGAAAACAGTAGTTCTTGCTACCAGTAATAAAGGAAAGATCGCTGAATTTAAAGAGCTTCTTAAAGACTTCGATCTCACAGTGAAAGGTCTTGATGATTATCCCGAGATCGGTGAAATCCCTGAACCCGGTGAGACTTTTCTGGAAAATTCCATAATCAAGGCTCAGACTGTCGCTAATATAACAGGTCTTATTGCCGTTGCTGACGATTCCGGTCTGGAAGTTGATGCACTTGACGGAAGGCCGGGTGTATATTCCGCAAGATACAGCGGAGAAGGTGCAACTCCCGCAAAGAATAATTGTAAACTTCTTGAAGAACTTAAAGGTGTGGAGGAAGCAAAACGCACGGCCCGTTTCGTGTGTGTGATGGTTGCCGCCACTCCTGACAATATCCGTATACAAAGCCGCGGAGAATGGAACGGGCGTATCGCTTTTGAGCTTTCAGGAGCTGAAGGGTTCGGCTACGATCCGTTATTTTTTGACCCTGAACTCGGCTGCGTTGCTGCTGAAATGACGCGCGAAACTAAAAATTCACGTTCACACAGAGGCAAGGCTTTAAGATCGCTTATGGCTCAATGGGCTGATTTTCAAAAGAAGGTCAACGGTTGATAATTTTTTGACCTGCTTACCATAATAATAATCAGGAGAATTTATATATGTGCGGAATTATAGGATATGCCGGACACCGTCCTGCGGTGCCTTTGATAGTTGAAGGGTTAAGAAGGCTTGAGTATCGCGGATATGATTCTGCGGGTGTTGCAACTGTACAGAATAAAGAAATTGATCTTGTCCGTGCATCAGGCAAGCTTGCCGCGCTTGACGAGAAACTGGCTCATATCAATGTAACCAATTCCACTTTCGGAGTCGGGCATACACGCTGGGCCACTCACGGTATTCCTGTTGAAAAAAATGCTCACCCTCATCTTGATCATGATAAAAAAATAGCCATGATCCATAACGGGATTATTGAGAATTATCAGGAAATTAAAGCAGACCTCCTTACTAAAGGGTATGAATTCCGCTCTGATACTGATTCAGAAGTTTTGGTGAACCTTATTGCCGAGGGCCGTAAACATACTGAAACCATGCTTAAAGCGATTTCGTGGGCTCTTAATCAGGTTGAAGGCGCGTATGCAATTGCGCTTGTCTGTGTTGATGAGCCCGGAATAGTCTATGCCGCCCGTGTTTCCAGCCCGCTGGTCATGGGTGTCGGAGTCGGTGAAAATTTCGTGGCTTCCGATATTCCTGCATTCCTTCCTTACACTCGCGAAGTTGTTTTCATCGAGGACGGAGAACTGGTCAAGATTACTTCCGCATCATGGGAGGTCTTCAGGGCTGACACTCTTGAGCCTGTTGAAAAAGAAGTCCGTACTATAAACTGGGATGTTCAGGCCGCGCAAAAGGGCGGGCATAAACATTTCATGATTAAAGAAATTTTTGAACAGCCTAAAGTCATTTCAGACTGTCTGGCCGGTCGTATCGATACTAATAAGTGTGAAGTTGTCCTGCCTGAAATTGCAGAGATGGAGCCGCCGGAAAGGTTGCACATCATTGCTTGCGGAACTTCATACCATGCCGGACTCTGGGGTAAAAATCTCATTGAACAGTGGGCAAAAATCCCGGTAGATGTCGAAATTGCTTCGGAATTCCGCTATCGCGATCCTATTTTGAGCAAAGGAAGTCTTGCACTTGCGATCAGTCAGTCCGGCGAAACTGCCGACACCTTGGCAGGTATCAAACTTGCTAAACAAAAAGGTCTGCAGATTCTAGGTCTTTGTAATGTTGTCGGTTCCAGTGTTGCCCGTGAATCTGATTATATTATGTATACACAGGCCGGTCCTGAGATAAGTGTTGCATCCACCAAGGCCATGTGCAGCCAGCTAACAGCATTGCTTTTGCTGGCTCTTTACTGGGGAAGACGCAAAGGAACGATTGATGATGAAACCTACAATCGCGCGGTTAAAGATTTACGCAATATTCCTTCAATACTTGACGCAGAACTTCCTGCAATGCGCAGTAGGGCAAAAGAACTATGCCGTGAATATTCCGAGGCAAGCAGCTTTTTCTATTTAGGACGCGGGCTATGTTTCCCGCTTGCTCTTGAAGGAGCTTTGAAGCTTAAGGAAATTTCATATATTCACGCAGAAGGATACGCCGCCGGCGAAATGAAGCACGGTCCAATCGCGTTGATTGATCCTAATTTCCCGACATTTGCTTTGGCCTTAAAGGATGATCTGTTTCCTAAAGTGAAATCCAATCTCGTAGAAGTTCAGGCCAGAGGCGGAGAAATTATAGCCCTCACCAATCCCGGAGTGGAACTTGATGTTGAACACCGCTGGATCCTGCCGGAAGTTTGGGGACCGCTCAATGCGTTCATGGCACTTCCGGCATTACAGCTGTTTGCATACGAAACAGCTGACTACTTAGGAAAAGATGTTGACCAGCCTCGAAACCTCGCAAAATCCGTAACTGTTGAATAACATTGATTAAATTTGTGTATGGGTGTGGGTGAGTAATAAAGATGGAAACTGAGTATTAAAGTTGGAAACCAAGTAATAAAGTTGGAAACTAAAGCCGTTCGTGATACGCTCTATAAAAGAGTAATCAGGAGCGGCTTTTTTATGGCAAAAATTAAGAGTGAAAAAATTGAATTGAAGTTTCAAAGATGGATCAAAGAGGGACGTGGTACCGGACATGGCCATGAATATATTCCGTGGATCAAGGTTAGGGATATTTCATCGCGAGGAAGGTCTCATAGAATTTATGGATTTAAATCTCAACGAACGCACCATCTTCTTTCAGATCTGGAATTAGCCATTTTCTTGTCTCTTGAATGGGGGGAGCACACGGTTGATATCAGGGAGCAGTTTCCATTAAGAAGGGAGGAAACTCTTGAGCTTGCTGCCGAAGCACGAATAGACCACCCCTCCTTTTGTGGAACCCCTCATTACATGACTTCTGATTTTCTTGTGAATACAAAAAGGGATTCGCTACCGAAGTTTGTCATACAGGCAAAATATACCAAGGATTTTTCTGATCCAAGAACAGTTGAAAAACTTGAATTAGAAAGACGGTATTGGGTTACAAAGCAAATCCCTTGGTTTCTTATTACTGAGTTGGAGATCTCTCAGGCTGTTTTTAGCAATATTGAATGGTTGTATCCATCGCAAGGTGACGAAATATCTGCTAAAACGTTGGTCAAACAGGCTGAAAATTACGCTTATTGTTTTGAACAGGAACCAGATTCAAAGATTATTGACATAACAAAGTCGTTGGATGTCGCATACCAATTACCGAAAGGAGAGTCTTTATTGGAATTGCGACAACTGTTAGCAAAAAGATTTTTTGTTTTTGATATATCGAAGTCATACCTGAAGCTAAGAGCAAATGAGTTAGAAATGGCAGATTTCGATATGTTGCTGGAGGCTGTAAATGTTTAGAGTCAATGAGGTCCTCAATTATGGAGGCTTGAAATATAGGGTCTTAGCTCTTGCTGGCGATCAAGTTGTCTGGATTTGTATTGATAAAACTTCTGGCATGCCCTCCGCTGTGTACTTGAATGATTTATCAAACTCAATCGAGCAAGGCATGTTGTCCCGCTCTGAAGATCCTTATGAAGAGTTGGCGTATATTGTTCCAGAGCTAGAGAGTTCCTCATACAATAAGCGTGATAAAAATTATGAACTAATAAAGCCTATTGTTGTTCATCCTCAGTTTTTTGAGCCTAAGATAAGAGCC is drawn from Desulfovibrio gilichinskyi and contains these coding sequences:
- a CDS encoding TnsA endonuclease C-terminal domain-containing protein, with the protein product MAKIKSEKIELKFQRWIKEGRGTGHGHEYIPWIKVRDISSRGRSHRIYGFKSQRTHHLLSDLELAIFLSLEWGEHTVDIREQFPLRREETLELAAEARIDHPSFCGTPHYMTSDFLVNTKRDSLPKFVIQAKYTKDFSDPRTVEKLELERRYWVTKQIPWFLITELEISQAVFSNIEWLYPSQGDEISAKTLVKQAENYAYCFEQEPDSKIIDITKSLDVAYQLPKGESLLELRQLLAKRFFVFDISKSYLKLRANELEMADFDMLLEAVNV
- a CDS encoding two-component system sensor histidine kinase NtrB, with translation MLDSLLREKHCDFIGILGNPMVISSLLNLLRDRENEVDDIKLVAGVLVDCKTNDSNAEFDIPIYEQVEEMLKSHPEITMLFELSGDLSRVKLLREILPAHISLVELPAARFFLKLQATDRLWIACKVDLMQTQALFKNVVDQLPEDILIVGSNGMIVDCNKHFSNLIGEDTRNIRGNNPLKYYKFLANVCPIKDGIIDVKSMAKGKLEELMFSEEDSEGKLNFYRIYIYPISDEQRGEVVQLVVMRRNITERTLMEQRVRQSERMATVGELAAYVAHEIRNPLVAMGGFAKVLMNNTSIDQDGHKKIGIIFEESKRLETLLKEVLSFVRSHEGEITAFNLNDEAESAVNLMALECKEKGIELELDLDSQNPAGQGGAEQVKQCLINLIMNAMEAMDEGGVIRVATGVTKDKVWLKVSDNGPGIPAAKRDLVFDPFYSTKINGNGLGLPMVKKIMEEFGGEIEMVSREGEGTTVSLILPPPLTVA
- the glmS gene encoding glutamine--fructose-6-phosphate transaminase (isomerizing), whose amino-acid sequence is MCGIIGYAGHRPAVPLIVEGLRRLEYRGYDSAGVATVQNKEIDLVRASGKLAALDEKLAHINVTNSTFGVGHTRWATHGIPVEKNAHPHLDHDKKIAMIHNGIIENYQEIKADLLTKGYEFRSDTDSEVLVNLIAEGRKHTETMLKAISWALNQVEGAYAIALVCVDEPGIVYAARVSSPLVMGVGVGENFVASDIPAFLPYTREVVFIEDGELVKITSASWEVFRADTLEPVEKEVRTINWDVQAAQKGGHKHFMIKEIFEQPKVISDCLAGRIDTNKCEVVLPEIAEMEPPERLHIIACGTSYHAGLWGKNLIEQWAKIPVDVEIASEFRYRDPILSKGSLALAISQSGETADTLAGIKLAKQKGLQILGLCNVVGSSVARESDYIMYTQAGPEISVASTKAMCSQLTALLLLALYWGRRKGTIDDETYNRAVKDLRNIPSILDAELPAMRSRAKELCREYSEASSFFYLGRGLCFPLALEGALKLKEISYIHAEGYAAGEMKHGPIALIDPNFPTFALALKDDLFPKVKSNLVEVQARGGEIIALTNPGVELDVEHRWILPEVWGPLNAFMALPALQLFAYETADYLGKDVDQPRNLAKSVTVE
- a CDS encoding XTP/dITP diphosphatase; this translates as MKTVVLATSNKGKIAEFKELLKDFDLTVKGLDDYPEIGEIPEPGETFLENSIIKAQTVANITGLIAVADDSGLEVDALDGRPGVYSARYSGEGATPAKNNCKLLEELKGVEEAKRTARFVCVMVAATPDNIRIQSRGEWNGRIAFELSGAEGFGYDPLFFDPELGCVAAEMTRETKNSRSHRGKALRSLMAQWADFQKKVNG